A segment of the Actinomyces sp. oral taxon 171 str. F0337 genome:
CACGGATCGACTCGCTGACCCCGCGCGAGAAGGAGATCCTCGTACTCATGAGCCAGGGCATGTCGAACGCGGAGATCGCCGCGCACCTCGTCGTCTCAGCCACCACCGTCAAGACGCACGTGGGCAATGTGCTCACCAAGCTCGACGTGCGCGACCGGGTCCAGGCCGTCGTCGTCGCCTACGAGACCGGACTCATGGCCTGAGCCCCAGCAGCCTCGCTGAGGCGGTTCGCGGTGGCGCGACCTCACGTCAGCGGGGCGCGTGGAGGCGCTGCTGGGCGTCGTCGAAGCCGGCCGTGACGACCTGCTCGACGGCGTCGGCAGCCTGCTCCAGGGTGACGCCGAGGTCGGCGCGCTCACGGCCGGGGAAGTCGGACAGGACGAAGTCGGAGGGATCCTGGCGTCCCGGCGGGCGGCCGATGCCCACGCGCAGGCGCGCGTAGTCCTTGGTGGAGACGGACTTGCTGATGGAGCGCAGGCCGTTGTGACCACCCTCGCCGCCGCCGCGCTTGAGGCGCAGATCGTGGGCGGGCAGGTCGAGCTCGTCGTGGACAACGAGCAAGCGGCTGGCGGGGTCGATCCCGTAGTAGGAGACGAGCCCGGCCACGGGGCCGCCGGAGAGGTTCATGAGCACCGAGGGCTCGGCCAGGATGACGCGGGGGCCGGGGGCTCCGCCGGGCATCATGCCCAGTCGCCCCTCGGCCACGCGGGCGCGGGCCTTCTTGTGCTGGGAAAACCGGGACCCGGTGCGCTCGGCCAGAACGTCGAGCACCAAGTAGCCGACGTTGTGGCGGTTGCGGGCGTACCGGGGCCCGGGGTTCCCCAGCCCGACGACGAGCCAGGCCTCACTCATGCGCCCCGCCCCGGGGTGAGCCCGGCGCGGGAGGCACGGGTGGCGCCTGCCGGCGCGTCGTCGTGGCTGGACATGTCAGTCACGCGCGATTCACTCGGCCTCGGTCTCGGCGTCACCCTCGGCGGGGACGACCTCGGGGACCTCGGAGGCGACGGCGTGCTCGTCGGCCACGTTGACCACGGCGGTGTCGGCATCGGAGACGGCCTCGACACCCTTGGGCAGGGTGATGTCGGCGATGGTGAGGACGGTACCGGCGGCGACGTCGGTGATGTCGACCTCGATGGTCTCGGGGACGGAGACGGCCGGGGCGGAGACCATGATGGTGGCGGCCTCGATCATGTGCATAGTGCCGGGGGCTGCGGTGCCGATGACGGTGACCGGGACCTCGACGTCGACGCGCTCGTTGCGGTCGACCAGGAGGAAGTCGACGTGCTGCACGCCG
Coding sequences within it:
- the pth gene encoding aminoacyl-tRNA hydrolase; this translates as MSEAWLVVGLGNPGPRYARNRHNVGYLVLDVLAERTGSRFSQHKKARARVAEGRLGMMPGGAPGPRVILAEPSVLMNLSGGPVAGLVSYYGIDPASRLLVVHDELDLPAHDLRLKRGGGEGGHNGLRSISKSVSTKDYARLRVGIGRPPGRQDPSDFVLSDFPGRERADLGVTLEQAADAVEQVVTAGFDDAQQRLHAPR
- a CDS encoding 50S ribosomal protein L25/general stress protein Ctc; this translates as MANNAITLKAQDRTEFGKGSARQARRAGQVPVVVYGHGTEPRHLLLEEHATRLALRSNDNALVELVIDGGETLLVLGKDVQRHPIRPGVQHVDFLLVDRNERVDVEVPVTVIGTAAPGTMHMIEAATIMVSAPAVSVPETIEVDITDVAAGTVLTIADITLPKGVEAVSDADTAVVNVADEHAVASEVPEVVPAEGDAETEAE